The nucleotide sequence CCCTGCACGTACCGGCTGTCCACCTTGGAGACGACAAGCCGGTCGCCGTCGGCGACGCCGACCGCCACCGCACCCTTGCGGGCCAGTAGCAGGCCCAGCCGCCGGGGCGCCGCGACCGCCGCCAGGAAGGCAGTCAGGTCGTCGGTCGGTCCGGGCACGCCGGGCGGCGGATGCAGCACCGCGAGCGTGCCGTCGGGGGCGGTCAGCCGTGGCCCGTCCGGCCCGGCGGCGACCTCCGGCGGCCCGCCGTGCCGCTGCGCGAAGCCGTCCAGCCAGCGGGCGAGCCGGGCCGGTGGCACGTCCACCCACCGGCCGCCGCCGGCAGCGGGTCGGCTGTTCACCCCCGAACGGTACGACGTCCGCCGCCGGCACCCGACCGCCGGGTCCGCCCCGGCCGTGGTCCGGCCCGGGGTCGACCTGCCGTGGTCCGGCGCGGGGCCGACCTGCCGTGGTCCGGCGCGGGGCCGACCCGGCCGCGGTCCGGGCGGAGACGGTCTCGGGCGACCGGGTCAGCTCAGCAGCACGTTGACCGCGAGCACCGCGACGAGGGTGCTGGAGACCAGGGCGGTGCCGAGCCGGCCCCGCGGTCCGGCCAGCGCCCGCCCGATCAGCGAACCG is from Micromonospora sp. WMMD1102 and encodes:
- a CDS encoding acVLRF1 family peptidyl-tRNA hydrolase translates to MNSRPAAGGGRWVDVPPARLARWLDGFAQRHGGPPEVAAGPDGPRLTAPDGTLAVLHPPPGVPGPTDDLTAFLAAVAAPRRLGLLLARKGAVAVGVADGDRLVVSKVDSRYVQGRTAAGGWSQQRFARRRDNQAKAAAADGADLAVRLLLPAAGRLAAVVAGGDRRAVESILADRRLAPLAALRAERLLDVPEPRHTVLVDAIPAARAVRVLLRDP